From uncultured Treponema sp.:
GGTTTTTTAATCTATGCTTTCTATGCGGTGCTGGGTAAAATTGCCGCTGCAAAACAAATATTTTCTCCCACTTTTATTGGAATTTACTGTGCGGTTTTTCTAGTCCTTATAATTTATGCGATTATATGGCAGCAAGTCCTTAAAAAAATTCCGCTTATCATAGCTACTGCCAATAAAACCATAACTATTATATGGGGAATATTATTCGGGCGTCTTTTTTTTGGAGAAAAAATAACTCCTAATATGATTATTGGCGGAGCAATTATTTTGGCAGG
This genomic window contains:
- a CDS encoding EamA family transporter translates to MNKKLSHLFYFILMHAGFLIYAFYAVLGKIAAAKQIFSPTFIGIYCAVFLVLIIYAIIWQQVLKKIPLIIATANKTITIIWGILFGRLFFGEKITPNMIIGGAIILAGILVLSIETQSKE